The following nucleotide sequence is from Coleofasciculus sp. FACHB-T130.
TGATTTTAGGCGGCGGTGTCGTTGGCACCGAAGCAGCTCGAATGGCGGTAGGCATGGGTGCCCGCGTCCAGATTTTGGATGTGAATGTCGAGCGTTTGGCGTATCTGGAAACCCTCTTTGGCTCCAGAGTTGAGCTGCTCTACAGTAACTCCCTGCAAGTAGAAGCGGTCGTTTCGGAAGCCGATTTACTTGTTGGGGCGGTTTTAGTTCCAGGGCGTCGCGCCCCTATCTTAGTCCCTCGGAAGTTGGTACAAAAAATGCATCCCGGTTCGGTAATTGTCGATGTGGCAGTTGATCAAGGCGGTTGTGTCGAGACGGTGCGACCAACGACCCACACCAATCCTATCTACATCGAGGAAGGCGTCGTCCACTACGGCGTCCCGAATATGCCGGGAGCCGTTCCCTGGACAGCCACTCAGGGATTGAACAACAGCACTTTACCCTACGTCCTGAAGCTGGCGAACCAGGGGATGAAAGCTCTAGAACTCGACCCGGCTTTAGCAAGGGGTATCAACGTGCAGAATCACCGCCTGGTTCATCCTGCCGTCCGCGAAGTGTTTCCCGATTTAGCTGATTAACTGTGACATTACGGGTAAGGAAATAGGCGAGAGGTTGGTAGTGGGGCGATCGCGATCTGTGGCGTTCATGGTACAGCGATCGCCCCCAGCGTCCTCACGGCGTAGGCTGAGATTCACTCACCAAAATTGATTGCTCACTGGCAGGTTCGCCCTTGCTTGGGGGTTCGACTGGCTCACCAAAGGCAATCCGCAGAAACGGTGGAGCCAGAAATGTGGTCAGAATCACCATGATAATAATGGATACCTCTAACGGCTTATCCAGAACCCCACTCGCAGAACCGATTCCGGCAAACACTAGCCCGACTTCACCCCGTGGAATCATGCCAACTCCGATCGCGAGTCGATTAATTCCGGGCTGACCAAACACCGCCCAACCCGTCACTACCTTGCCGAGAATGGCAACTACCATCAAAAATGCGGCAATCAAAATTCCGGCACGATTCTCAGGCACCGTCGGATTCAACACGCCTAGATCGGCTCGCGCTCCCACCGTCACAAAGAAGATGGGTACCAGTAGATCGGCGATCGGTTTTACTAGTTCATCCAACTCGTTGCGGGCATCGGTTTCATCCAGAACCAAGCCAGCGGCAAAAGCACCCAAAATCGCTTCTAGATGAATCGCGCTGCCCAGAAATGCCATGAAGAAGGCAAAGATAAATGCTGGTATGACAACGTTGCCACGAGTTTTGAGTTTCTCCACAACCGCAACAAAGGTTTTGTTGAAGATGCCACCCAACAGAATGGAACCGAGCAGAAACGCTGTTGCGCTCACAATCAGGTAGATGACATTAGCAACATCAATCTCACCCGTTTTGGCTAAACTGGCGACAACAGCCAAGACAATGATTCCCAGGACATCATCAATCACCGCCGCACCAACAATGATTTGACCTTCTTTGGATTTAAGCTGTCCTAACTCAGACAACACTTTGGACGTAATTCCGATGCTAGTTGCCGTCAAAGCAGCGCCTGCAAAAATTGCTGGAATTGCAGGTGTGTGAAAGAACATCATCAAGCCAGCGGTACCAGCGGCAAACGGAACTG
It contains:
- a CDS encoding cation:proton antiporter, with protein sequence MFLNHTMTALSSGMASLIAPMPLLATVEAENSPIVLAGVLLSLVVIYIASKLGAELAKQFDFPPVLGELVAGVIVGVSALHLIVFPESGLSASDSAVMTVLQWINHLSPAALTSVYESQSEVISVLAELGVIILLFEIGLESDLKQLKEVGSQAAIVACVGVAVPFAAGTAGLMMFFHTPAIPAIFAGAALTATSIGITSKVLSELGQLKSKEGQIIVGAAVIDDVLGIIVLAVVASLAKTGEIDVANVIYLIVSATAFLLGSILLGGIFNKTFVAVVEKLKTRGNVVIPAFIFAFFMAFLGSAIHLEAILGAFAAGLVLDETDARNELDELVKPIADLLVPIFFVTVGARADLGVLNPTVPENRAGILIAAFLMVVAILGKVVTGWAVFGQPGINRLAIGVGMIPRGEVGLVFAGIGSASGVLDKPLEVSIIIMVILTTFLAPPFLRIAFGEPVEPPSKGEPASEQSILVSESQPTP
- the ald gene encoding alanine dehydrogenase, whose translation is MEIGVPKETKDREFRVGLSPSSVRVLSENGHAIFVESAAGNGAGFSDEDYILAGAKIVLEAKDAWNRELVVKVKEPLKPEYQFLQKGQMLFTYLHLAADRGLTEHLIDCGVSAIAYETVELPDRKLPLLTPMSIIAGRLSVQFGAQFLERQQGGRGILLGGIPGVRPGNVVILGGGVVGTEAARMAVGMGARVQILDVNVERLAYLETLFGSRVELLYSNSLQVEAVVSEADLLVGAVLVPGRRAPILVPRKLVQKMHPGSVIVDVAVDQGGCVETVRPTTHTNPIYIEEGVVHYGVPNMPGAVPWTATQGLNNSTLPYVLKLANQGMKALELDPALARGINVQNHRLVHPAVREVFPDLAD